A genomic segment from Nicotiana tabacum cultivar K326 chromosome 7, ASM71507v2, whole genome shotgun sequence encodes:
- the LOC107816759 gene encoding uncharacterized protein LOC107816759, with protein MSSSGRSAAVAAGDLQVVPASERQVAALPPRPPASSSTALVEYTPPAANPEEEDLEIKLRRILECVPVRVSNTSGSSAGSGSGDFHQYRQMRRREQDRLARMDADYQKRKEVAEFNLRREEKLKAAEERTAKKRAKRQKKKQRKKEKKSNSSAGGEESRREESSDDDSDNN; from the exons ATGTCATCATCTGGTCGATCGGCGGCCGTGGCGGCCGGCGATTTACAGGTGGTCCCTGCGTCGGAGAGGCAGGTGGCTGCCCTACCTCCTCGCCCTCCAGCGTCTTCATCCACCGCTCTTGTAGAATACACGCCACCTGCAGCTAATCCTGAAGAGGAGGATCTCGAGATCAAGCTCCGTCGTATACTTGAATGTGTGCCTGTGCGGGTTAGCAATACATCTGGTAGTTCTGCTGGTTCTGGCTCTGGTGACTTTCATCAG TATCGGCAGATGAGACGGAGAGAACAAGACCGACTTGCAAGGATGGACGCAGATTAccaaaaaaggaaagaagttgCTGAATTCAACTTGAGAagggaagaaaaattaaaagctgcGGAAGAGCGGACAGCGAAGAAACGTGCAAAGCGGCAGAAGAAAAAGcagaggaagaaagaaaagaagagtaaTTCTAGTGCAGGTGGAGAAGAAAGCCGCAGGGAAGAGTCGTCTGATGATGATTCTGACAACAACTAA
- the LOC107816758 gene encoding reticulon-like protein B11, whose amino-acid sequence MGDNRQSFVHHALGGGPVADVLLWRRWCGSVTLLVSSTALWILFERAGYNVLSFIANVLLLLVVILFFWAKSASLLNRPLPPIPDMEIHEESVVKAADMVRVWINHVLMIAHDIAIGGNLKLFVKVALGLWLVSYVGSFCNFLTFIYIGILFSLSVPLLYDKYQDQIDDKLIIAQKVIQTQYRKIDDNVLRKISRPLNKEKKTQ is encoded by the exons ATGGGAGATAATCGTCAGTCTTTTGTTCATCATGCTCTTGGTGGTGGTCCAG TGGCGGATGTGTTGTTGTGGAGGAGATGGTGTGGTAGTGTGACTCTGCTTGTCAGTTCCACTGCTCTTTGGATTCTATTTGAGAGAGCTGGATATAATGTCCTTTCCTTTATTGCTAATGTCCTGTTGCTTCTAGTTGTGATTCTCTTCTTCTGGGCTAAATCTGCTTCACTTCTTAACAG GCCTCTACCTCCTATCCCTGATATGGAGATTCATGAGGAATCTGTGGTAAAAGCTGCTGATATGGTGCGTGTTTGGATCAATCATGTATTGATGATTGCGCATGATATTGCTATTGGTGGGAACTTAAAACTTTTTGTTAAG GTTGCTCTTGGCTTGTGGCTGGTATCTTATGTTGGTAGTTTTTGCAACTTCCTCACGTTCATCTACATTG GAATTCTTTTTAGCTTGTCAGTGCCGCTGTTGTATGACAAGTACCAAGATCAAATTGATGACAAGCTTATTATAGCACAAAAGGTCATTCAGACACAGTACAGAAAAATTGATGATAACGTCCTGAGAAAGATTTCAAGGCCTTTAAACAAGGAAAAGAAGACTCAATAA
- the LOC107816757 gene encoding uncharacterized protein LOC107816757, which translates to MKEEEVNRCQIQEWYPRFKSDSVKTMIHELPESFVEYLTDDHGPFLLPLSIDDSDALPNRIHKPEEEEDFEVSEGSEDESDRPSPPPSFPELEQEIKESIKVLGGSVFVKLNWSAPKDAAWISSTGNLCCNSFSEVALLLRASDSLIHDLCHAYDSCSDKTNSRPPKFFLALRKWYSSLRPEMEFRCFVRNGILVGVSQREVTGFYPALLEKKDELTTIIREFFTCKVKENFESESYTFDIYVTNDERVKLLDFNPWGAFTLPLLFSWEELEDKLKEEGNCLEFRIVESQCGVRPGLKTAVPYDYLDTSPGSGWDEFLRKADEELAQQIRSPQAGA; encoded by the coding sequence ATGAAAGAGGAAGAAGTAAATAGGTGCCAGATCCAGGAGTGGTACCCCAGATTTAAATCTGATTCCGTAAAGACAATGATACATGAGCTGCCCGAATCCTTTGTAGAGTACCTTACCGATGATCACGGTCCATTCCTTCTCCCCCTTTCCATTGATGATAGTGATGCTCTACCTAATAGGATCCATAAACctgaagaagaggaggattttgAAGTATCTGAAGGGTCGGAAGATGAATCAGATCGACCATCGCCACCTCCTTCTTTCCCAGAACTCGAACAGGAGATCAAGGAATCTATAAAGGTCCTTGGGGGTTCTGTCTTCGTGAAGCTTAATTGGAGCGCACCAAAAGATGCTGCATGGATCAGTTCAACTGGGAATCTCTGCTGCAACTCTTTCAGTGAGGTTGCACTTTTACTACGGGCATCAGACTCTCTAATCCATGATCTGTGTCATGCATATGATTCCTGCAGTGATAAGACTAACTCTAGGCCCCCAAAGTTTTTCCTTGCACTTCGCAAATGGTACTCTTCTCTGCGCCCCGAGATGGAATTCCGCTGCTTTGTACGCAATGGGATCCTTGTGGGAGTCTCTCAGCGCGAGGTGACAGGATTTTATCCTGCTCTTCTTGAGAAGAAAGACGAGCTGACAACCATAATCCGGGAATTTTTTACATGTAAGGTGAAGGAAAATTTTGAATCAGAAAGTTATACTTTTGATATATATGTCACGAATGATGAACGAGTTAAGCTTTTGGATTTCAATCCTTGGGGTGCATTTACCTTGCCTCTGCTTTTCTCCTGGGAGGAATTGGAAGATAAATTGAAGGAAGAGGGAAACTGCTTGGAGTTTAGAATTGTAGAAAGCCAGTGTGGTGTCCGTCCTGGTTTGAAAACCGCTGTTCCATATGATTACCTGGATACTAGTCCAGGTAGTGGTTGGGATGAGTTTCTTAGAAAGGCTGATGAAGAATTAGCACAACAGATCAGGTCTCCTCAAGCAGGTGCTTGA
- the LOC107816756 gene encoding protein TIC 21, chloroplastic-like, translating to MQTLLLPSAHSVTGSAPSALSSAGKPCRHNFLGRQITLISSPSSLSLSPLKTKPLSLPQFSLINKRSRILASAPLSPPYTSPNDESEKAKLAQVAKRLQNTARYFKRLGSLGFWGQLVCTLVAAVILSFSVVITGNITSPFTFYSTAGGIAAAFVSVFWSFGYIRLSEKLRRTANEPSKAPPRADVVKSLKNGIVVNLLGMGAAVLGMQATVGSLVAKALTTSANPYSITPGSSPVLALDVFLVQASANTIVAHFLGLVFSLELLRSVTLPPSEGIPVPRIA from the exons ATGCAAACTCTACTCTTGCCGTCGGCTCACTCCGTCACCGGCAGTGCGCCATCAGCTCTTTCCTCGGCCGGAAAACCATGTCGGCATAATTTCCTTGGACGCCAAATTACCCTAATTTCTTCGCCCTCATCATTATCTTTATCTCCCTTAAAGACAAAGCCTCTTTCTTTGCCCCAGTTTAGTCTCATAAACAAACGGTCCAGAATATTAGCTTCTGCTCCCCTTTCTCCACCCTACACTTCCCCAAATGACGAGTCTGAAAAAGCTAAATTAGCTCAG GTTGCGAAAAGACTACAGAATACTGCAAGGTACTTCAAGAGATTGGGTAGTCTAGGGTTTTGGGGACAGCTGGTATGTACGCTTGTTGCTGCGGTGATCCTTTCATTTTCTGTTGTTATTACGGGGAATATTACATCTCCCTTCACATTCTACTCAACTGCGGGTGGAATTGCAGCGGCTTTCGTTTCAGTTTTTTGGTCATTCGGCTATATTCGCTTGTCTGAAAAGCTTCGGAGGACAGCTAATGAGCCTTCAAAG GCTCCTCCTCGTGCTGACGTTGTGAAAAGCTTGAAGAATGGAATAGTGGTGAACCTTCTGGGAATGGGTGCTGCTGTACTTGGCATGCAAGCAACTGTCGGATCGTTGGTGGCTAAGGCTCTTACCACCTCAGCTAATCCATATAGTATTACTCCTGGAAGTAGCCCCGTGCTTGCTTTGGATGTATTTCTGGTTCAG GCATCAGCAAATACTATCGTTGCACACTTTCTAGGTCTAGTATTCTCATTGGAGCTGTTGCGCTCTGTCACCTTGCCACCTTCAGAAGGCATTCCGGTACCAAGGATTGCATGA